The Chlorocebus sabaeus isolate Y175 chromosome 9, mChlSab1.0.hap1, whole genome shotgun sequence genome includes a window with the following:
- the LOC140712373 gene encoding X-linked retinitis pigmentosa GTPase regulator-like — MLGDAESSSLEILENSESTPSDMKKTQKIFLFKRVPSMNQKMVKDNDEPLSEIKSTGEQIILKSDNKDADQNHMSQNHQNIPPANTEKIKILYNTINIYLCFHSHQVYCNLYLKNIIIYEGKFLMVIF; from the exons ATGCTTGGTGATGCAGAGAGCAGTTCATTAGAAATCCTAGAAAATAGTGAATCAACACCAAGCGACATGAAAAAAACACAGAAG ATTTTTCTATTCAAAAGGGTCCCCTCAATGAATCAAAAGATGGTCAAGGATAACGATGAGCCGCTCTCAGAGATAAAATCCACAGGAGAGCAGATCATTTTAAAAAGCGATAATAAAGATGCTGACCAGAACCACATGAGTCAGAATCATCAGAATATTCCACCAGCAAATACAGAGAAGATCAAAATCCTGTAcaatactataaatatatatttatgttttcacaGTCACCAAGTGTACTGTAATTTATACttgaaaaacattattatttatgaAGGAAAGTTTCTGATGGTAATCTTTTAA